The genomic region CGAGGCCATGCGCATAGGCAAGCGGCTGCAGCGTGCCGGCGCGCCGGTCGAGCAGCGCCCCGCTGTAAGCCCGGGTGCCGATGCGCGCCGCCGTCGCCTCGGCCGACAGCACCTCGACCGGGGCCCCGCGCTTCGCCCACTGGGTGGCGCGGGCCTCGATCTCGCGCAGGCCGGCGTCGCCGACCGCGCAATGCAGCGTGCCGGCGCGCTGCAACTCGCAGGCGATGCCGTGGGCGTCGATGATCTGCATCACCTGCTGCGGCGCGTCGCCGAGCAGATGCAGCAGGCGCTCGCCATGTACCGGCCCGAGCTCGCCCGGCAGGTCGTCGGGCATCACCCACATGCCGGCATTGATCAGGCCGACATTCCGGCCGGCGCCGCCGAAGCCGAAGCTGCGGGCCTCCAGCACCACCGCGCGGGTGCCCGCCTGGGCCAGGTGCAGCGCCGCCGAGAGGCCGGTATAGCCGCCGCCGACAATGGCGACGTCAACCCGAACGTCCCCCCTCAGTGCCGGCGCGTCCGGCGGCGGCGGCGCGGTTTCCGCCCAGAGGCCATGGGAACGCGAGTCTGTCACCATCATCGTTCTCTCTCGGAACCGAACAAGCCGGGTCAGCGAGGCCGCCGAGCGGGCATGCCTCATCACGGCGGGTTTACAGCCGGGCGGTGATGCCGAATATCGACGTTTGATCGGGAGTTCATTCCAGGAGGGAATGACCATGCTGACCGCGCGGCGTTTCCTGCCGTCCATGTCGTTGCTGGCGGCGTTCGAGGCCGCGGCCCGGACCGGCAGCGTGACGGCGGCTTCGCGCGAGCTGGACCTGACGCAAAGCGCGGTGAGCCGGCAGATCAAGGCGCTGGAGGCGCAACTGGGGGTGGCGCTGTTCGTGCGCGAGCGGCAATCGATCCGGCTGACCCTGGCCGGCCAGGGCTATGCCCGTGAGATCCACGAGGCGTTGCGGCGCATTTCCACCGCGTCATTGAACCTGCGCGCCAACCCGCACGGGGGCACGCTCAATCTCGCCATTCTGCCCACCTTCGGCGCGCGCTGGCTGGCGCCGCGGCTGAAGGGCTTCCTCGGCGCCCATCCGGGGGTGTCGGTGAACTTCGTCTCCCGCCTGTCGCCGTTCGATTTCCGCCTGGATTCGGTGGATGCGGCGATCCACTTCGGGCATCCGCACTGGCCGGGCGCGGAGCTGACCTTCCTGATGTCCGAGACCATCGCCCCGGCCTGCAGCCCTGCCTTCCTGGCCGCCCACGCCCCGCGCTGCGCCGCCGATTTCCTCAATCTGCCGCTGCTGCACCTGACCTCGCGGCCGGACGGGTGGGAACGCTGGCTGGCGGCCAACGGGGTGCCGGACGCGACCGTGCATGGCATGTTGTTCGACCAGTTCGCCGCCGCCACCCAGGCGGCGGTCGCCGGGCTGGGCATCGCCCTGCTGCCGACCTTCCTGATCGCCGAGGAACTGCAGCGGGGTGATCTGGTGCTGGCCGGGGCGGAGATGCGCGGCGGCGCCGAAGCCTATTACCTGGCCGTGCCGCTCGAACGCGTCACCTTCCCGCCGCTGATCGCCTTCCGCGCCTGGATCGCCGGGGAAGCCGCCAGACCGGTGGGATGATCCCGGCGTCCCGCCTCGGTGCAGCGGCCGGCATATACGCCATCATGCCGGCATGATGGCGTATATGCCGGCGTGCGGATCGCAGTAGTTCTTTCCCGCACGCTAATGAGTTTGTGCTTTGCAAGAAGCGGTCCAGAAAATTATCTGGATCCGGCAACTACTGGCCTGACTGATCCAACTGCTTCCACCCGGTGCGAACCAGCACCGGCTGCCGTTTCATTTGGCCTGAGCAAGCAGCGTGAGTGAGAAAGCAACGTGAGCCAAAAGGAACACTGCTTCGACGAGTCGGCGCGCCTGCGTCAGATCGCCCATCGCCTGATTCCGGGCGGGTGCCATACATATGCCAAGGGGGACGACCAGTATCCGGTCCTGGCCCCCGGCTTCATCCGAAGCGGCAACGGCTGCCATGTCTGGGACGCCGACGGCAACGCGTTCATCGAATACGGCATGGGCAACCGGGCCGTCGGGCTGGGGCACGCCTATCCGGAGGTTCTCCGGGCCGTGCGCGAGGCCCTCGAGGATGGCTGCAACTTCACCCGTCCGGCCACCATCGAGGTCGCCTGCGCCGAGCAGTTCCTGCGCCTGATCAAAGGCGCGGAAATGGTCAAGTTCTGCAAGGATGGCTCGGACGCGACCTCGGGCGCCGTGCGACTGGCCCGCGCCTATACCGGACGCAGCCTGATCGCCTGCTGTGCCGACCATCCGTTCTTCTCGACCGATGACTGGTTCATCGGCACGACGGCGATGCACGCCGGCATCCCCGAGACGGTGCGGCAGCTCACCCTGACCTTCCGCTACAACGACATCGCCAGCGCCCGCGCCTTGTTCGAGCAGCATCCGGGCCAGATCGCCGCCCTGATCCTGGAACCCGCGCGCCAGGACGACCCGGCCAATGATTTCCTCCATGCTCTGCAGCAACTCTGCCACGCCAACGGCGCCCTGCTGATCCTCGACGAGATGATCACCGGCTTCCGCTGGCACCGGAACGGCGCCCAGGGACTCTATGGGATCGAGCCGGACCTGAGCACCTTCGGCAAGGCCATGGGCAATGGCTTCTCGGTCTCGGCGCTGGCGGGCAAGCGCGAATTCATGCGCCTGGGCGGGCTCGATCACGTGGACCGGCCGCGCGTCTTCCTGCTCTCGACCACGCATGGCGCCGAGACCCACGCCCTGGCGGCGGCGCTGGCCACGATGCGGGTGTATGAAAGCGAACCGGTCATCGAACACCTCACCCGTCAGGGCACGCGCCTGGCGACCCAGATCCGGCAGGCCATCGCGCATCACGGGCTCACGGACCACGTGAAGATCGTGGGCCGCCCGAGTTGCCTGGCCTATGCCACCCTGGACCCGGCCGGCCGTCCCTCGCAGGCGTTCCGCTCGCTGTTCCTGCAGGAGACGATCCGCCGCGGCGTGCTGATGCCCTCGCTGGTCGTCAGCTACAGCCACCAGGACGCGGATATCGACCGGACGGTCGATGCCATTGCCGGCGCGCTCGCGGTCTATGCCCGCGCCCTGGACGAAGGTGTCGGGAAATACCTCATCGGGCGACCGTCCCAGATCGTCTACCGGCGCTTCAACCAACCGGATGTCCAGTCGGCAGCGTAGAAGACACCAGCACCACAATGACCATCCCCATTTGCGCCAACGAGACTGCCCTGCGCAGTGTCGTGGTCAGCACCCTGCCGCAGGAATGGCAGGGACACCCCGTGCAGCTCCGCCGCCGGCAGACCCTGCGGCTGCCGCAGGGACAGGCGGACCAGTGCTTCCATCTCCAAAGCGGTGCCCTGCGCGTTTGCCGCGCCCTCGCCGATGGCCGCCGGCAGATCACGGCCTTCCTGTTCCCGGGCGACTGGATCGGCCTCGGTGAAGTGCAGATGCTCAGTGCCGGCATCGAGGCCATCCTGCCCAGCCGGATCGAGCGCTTCTCCCTCGCCGCCCTGGAAGAGGCCGCGCCGCTCAGCTTCGCCAGCGTCGCCGCGCTGCGGGACATGCTGAACGCCCGG from Rhodovastum atsumiense harbors:
- a CDS encoding LysR family transcriptional regulator; protein product: MTMLTARRFLPSMSLLAAFEAAARTGSVTAASRELDLTQSAVSRQIKALEAQLGVALFVRERQSIRLTLAGQGYAREIHEALRRISTASLNLRANPHGGTLNLAILPTFGARWLAPRLKGFLGAHPGVSVNFVSRLSPFDFRLDSVDAAIHFGHPHWPGAELTFLMSETIAPACSPAFLAAHAPRCAADFLNLPLLHLTSRPDGWERWLAANGVPDATVHGMLFDQFAAATQAAVAGLGIALLPTFLIAEELQRGDLVLAGAEMRGGAEAYYLAVPLERVTFPPLIAFRAWIAGEAARPVG
- a CDS encoding glutamate-1-semialdehyde 2,1-aminomutase, which codes for MSQKEHCFDESARLRQIAHRLIPGGCHTYAKGDDQYPVLAPGFIRSGNGCHVWDADGNAFIEYGMGNRAVGLGHAYPEVLRAVREALEDGCNFTRPATIEVACAEQFLRLIKGAEMVKFCKDGSDATSGAVRLARAYTGRSLIACCADHPFFSTDDWFIGTTAMHAGIPETVRQLTLTFRYNDIASARALFEQHPGQIAALILEPARQDDPANDFLHALQQLCHANGALLILDEMITGFRWHRNGAQGLYGIEPDLSTFGKAMGNGFSVSALAGKREFMRLGGLDHVDRPRVFLLSTTHGAETHALAAALATMRVYESEPVIEHLTRQGTRLATQIRQAIAHHGLTDHVKIVGRPSCLAYATLDPAGRPSQAFRSLFLQETIRRGVLMPSLVVSYSHQDADIDRTVDAIAGALAVYARALDEGVGKYLIGRPSQIVYRRFNQPDVQSAA
- a CDS encoding helix-turn-helix domain-containing protein, whose amino-acid sequence is MTIPICANETALRSVVVSTLPQEWQGHPVQLRRRQTLRLPQGQADQCFHLQSGALRVCRALADGRRQITAFLFPGDWIGLGEVQMLSAGIEAILPSRIERFSLAALEEAAPLSFASVAALRDMLNARLVATQSRLLALEQKNARERLACFLLEISDRLAGGDNAFTLPMSRYDIADYLCLSSETVCRNFAQFMASGIISLPEPKQVHILRRGSLQFIGL